The Bactrocera dorsalis isolate Fly_Bdor unplaced genomic scaffold, ASM2337382v1 BdCtg137, whole genome shotgun sequence genomic interval ttatattaaccCAAATCACCCTGTGGTTGCCATATGGCAACGCTCGATAGTCTTGCTTAATATGTCCACAAAATTCCAAAGAATGCAGATACCGTTATCTGTTAGCACGTGGCTGTTGCGTAATTGATCGCGCTTTCGGCAGCATTCATTTGCTCGTTAGTTGTATTTGGTTCGTAGTCGTGAGTGCATTGCAAAGTGTATACAAAATGTGGAGTGGggaaaaacgtgaaattaaaaagtaagtATATCTAAGATATCGAAGATTCGCGCGGTCGAGCTATGATAGTTGTGTTTTTGTGTAGTGATTGGAATATAAAATAACTctcaatgatttttttctaaaaaaaatatatttgaatgcgttttttttgcatttttctgtGCATGTGTCCATATGGCAACGCCAGGCAGGTTAGGCCACTGGAATATCTAACGTTGCAAGAAGCTTTGGATTTTTTAGAGGAATTGTGCTCTGATGATGAAAACGATGTTCCTACTAATATCCAGGCACTCTACATCGAGCCACCTTATCAGGATAGGGATGTAAGTGGGGAAGATGATGGCGAGGATGAAGGTGGAGTTCCGGACAATGTATGCCCAGCACAACTTAAAGCCGGATGtgaaattgtatttgaaaatagtaCGCGAATGAAAACTAACGATTGTAGACTAGAGGATGTTGATGACGAGGAACCTTATGACGATACTTTAGACGATTGTTTGCCGAGCTCGTCCAAGAAAATTTGTCGCCCAATTCAATCAAATACTGGAGTACCACTTCCACCAGCTAACAAAGACAGCAAATATACTTGGCAAACCGCTAATTCATTACCAGTCCTTCCCATATTCCCTGAAACAAATTTCGAAGATTGTCGGGATCTTAGACCTCATcaactttttgagaaatttttcagCGATGACTTGCTTGaacatatatgcaaatgttcGAATTTGTACGCTACGCATCATCAGAAACGATACGAAGAACTTACTATAGATGGTAATGACGATGTAATCTCTATTTTGATTTTATGATATTCATATTTAACACTAAATTTTTCAGAGTTACGTGTGTTCATCGCAATTTTGATAGTAACTGGCTACACTTCTACAGGAGCCTTTCGAGACATGTGGAGCTGCGATGATGACGTTCAAAACGTTATGGTCTTCAATGCTATGCGAAGGAACCGCTTTGAGGAAATCAACTATATGCTGCACTTCGAGTCCGCATTGCACGAACCGTCTGCTAGTTCTGACAGGTTTGACACTCTTTGGAAACTACGCCCACTGACTGACCATATAAAGGCCAAAATGACTGAAAACTTTCACCCAGAACAAAATCTCTCATATGACGAAAGTATGATTGCATATTTCGGTCGCCATGGATGTAAACAGTTCATAAAAGGAAAGCCAATTCGTTTCGGATACAAAGCTTGGTCTCTTTGCACTCCTAGAGGATATATgatcaattttgaaatataccaAGGTAAGAATCCGAGGGTGAATCCTAAATATGAAGAACGCTTTGGCACTTGCGCAGCTCCACTCTTGTGTATGATTGACGAATTTTCGGAAGAGGTGCAAGGACTTCCGTTATCCTTTTACTTTGACAATCTTTTCACTGGAATACCATTgatgatttatttgaaaaaaagaggTTTCCAGGCTACCGGTACAATTCGAGAAAACCGAATTCCAAAAAGTTGTCCTATTCCACATAAGAAGGATTTGCGTAAACAGCAAAGAGGATATTACGAAAGCGTGGAAATCAAAGAAGAGTCAATTTATCTGACTAAATGGGTAGATAACTCGTAGTCTGCCTTGCATCAACATGTTTTAGTGGCGAACCAAAATCCACAGCATCTCGCTACAGTAGAGAATTGCGTAGGAAAATACCAGTTCCACGTCCGTGCGTTGTAACTcaatacaacaaatttatgtCGGGTGTGGATCGATTTGACCAAAATGTTGCAGGCCACCGAATAACCTTTAGAGGAAAAAAATGGTGGCATTCCATTTTTACTTGGCTTATTGATGCAAGCTTGCAAAACAGCTGGCTTCTTTATAAATCCGCTAATGAAAATAAGtcatttaaagattttaagagaGAAGTAGCAATTTACTATTGCAAGCACTACGGCGTCGAACTGAAAAAGTTCCAAAAAACCTCAAATAAACGAATTGAATCCGTAACGAATGTCCTGCGCTATGACAGGACTGATCACCTTGTGGTTCCAATTGGAAATAAGAGGCGATGTGCAGGTGATGTATGCAAGTCCATCGTGCGAACAGCCTGCAAAAAATGCGATGTTGGACTTTGTTTGCCTTGCTTCGAAGCATATcatacaaaaatgtgaaaaaccaggatttttcaataaaattttgtatcatctcaatgatatttaataaaatgaattcattatttttgattttttaatgatatataataaagtgaattgaaaatttttgttttgaagtttgATTTTTGGGGGTTGCGGAATGattttctacatatatgtaaaccaGTGGCCTAGCTTACCTAGAGTTGCCATATGGCAACAGGACATTTCAAGGACCCTGGGTCCAGGACATAAAATCTAATGCTACAGTTTTCTTAGTTTACCCAAAAGGataccgcaaaaaaaaaatcttttcaaaattccacaaaaaattTACGTAGGGTGATTCgggttaaggtgtagaatccattttttagtacatatacattaagcaatcgctaccaagttgcgtaaaaatatgaactatacatatttatgataattaaccgtttcgaggttattggagatgtcatatagccgtaacgacagtgtatttggaaaaatttcacaatcttatattaaggtgcagaatccatttttagtacatatgcactaagaaatcgataccaagttgcgtaaaaatattaactatacatatttatgctaattagctgtttggggttattggagatgtcatatagccataacgacagtgtatttggaaaaatttcacaatcttatattaaggtgtagaatcgattttttagtacatatacattaagcactcgataccaagttgcgtaaaaatatgaactatacatatttatgctaattagctgttttgaggttattggagatgtcatatagccgtaacgacagtgtatttggaaaaatttcacaatcttatattaaggtgtagaatccattttttagtacatatacattaagcactcgataccaagttgcgtaaaaatatgaactatacatatttatgctaattaaccgttttgaggttattggagttgtcatatagccataacgacagtgtatttggaaaatttcacaatcttatattaaggtgtagaatcgattttttagtacatatacattaagcactcgataccaagttgcgtaaaaatatgaactatacatatttatgataattaaccgttttgaggttattggagttatcatatagccgtaacgacagtgtatttggaaaaatttcacaatcttatattaaggtgtagaacctatttttagtacatatacattaagtactcgataccaagttgcgttaaaatatgaactatacatatttatgctaattagctgtttcaggttattggagatgtcatatagccataacgacagtgtatttggaaaaatttcacaatcttatattaaagtgtagaatccattttttagcacatatacattaagcactcgataccaagtgcgtaaaaatacgaactatacatatttatgctaattaaccgttttgaggttattggagttgtcatatagccataacgacagtgtatttggaaaaatttcacaatcttatattaaggtgtataatcgattttttagtacatatacattaagcaatcgataccaagttgcgtaaaaatatgaactatacatatttatgctaattaaccgttttgaggttattggagttgtcatatagccataacgacagtgtatttggaaaaatttcacaatcttatattaaggtgtagaatcgattttttagcacatatgcactaagcactcgataccaagttgcgtaaaaatatgaactatacatatttatgctaattaaccgttttgaggttattggagatgtcatatacccataacgacagtgcatttggaaaaatgtatttggaaaaatttcgcaatcttatataaaggtgtagaatccattttttagtacatatacattaagcattcgatactaagttgcgtaaaaatatgaactatacatatttatgctaattaaccgtttggggttattggagttgtcatatagccataacgacagtgtatttggaaaaatttcacaatcttatattaaggtgtagaatcgatcttttagtacatatgcagtaagcaatcgataccaagttgcgtaaaaatatgaactatacatatttatgctaattagctgttttgtggttattggagttgtcatattgccataacgacagtgtatttggaaaaatttcacaatcttatattaaggtgtagaatcgattttttagtacatatgcactaagcactcgataccaagttgcgtaaaaatatgaactatacatatttatgctaattaaccgttttgaggttattggagttgtcatatagccataacgacagtgtatttggaaaaatttcacaatcttgtattaaggtgtataatccattttttagtacatatgcactaagcacccgataccaagttgcgtaaaaatatgaactatacatatttatgctaattaaccgttttgaggttattggagttgtcatatagccataacgacagtgtatttggaaaaaattacacaatctaatattaaggtgtagaatcgattttttagtacatatgcactaagcaatctataccaagttgcgtaaaaatatgaactatacatatttatgctaattaaccgttttgaggttattggagttgtcatatagccataacgacagtgtatttggaaaaatttcacaatcttatattaaggtgtagaatcgattttttagtacatatacattaagcactcgataccaagttgcgtaaaaatatgaactatacatatttatgctaattagccgttttgaggttattggagttcccatatagccataacgacagtgtatttggaaaaattttcgcaatcttatattaaggtgtagaatcgattttttagtacatatgcactaagcaatcgataccaagttgcgtaaaaatatgaactatacatatttatgctaattaaccgttttgaggttattggagatgtcatatagccgtaacgacagtgtatttggaaaaatttcacaatcttatattaaggtgtagaatcgattttttagtacatatacattaagcaatcgataccaagttgcgtaaaaatataaactatacatatttatgctaattaaccgtttgaggttattggagatgtcatatagccgtaacgatagtgtatttggaaaaatttcacaatcttatattaaggtgtagaatcgattttttagtacacatgcactaagcaatcgataccaagttgcgtaaaaatatgaactatacataagTAATCTAATTAGCTGTATAGAGGTTATAgtagatgtcatatagccataacgacagtgta includes:
- the LOC125780157 gene encoding piggyBac transposable element-derived protein 3-like, with the translated sequence MWSGEKREIKKQVRPLEYLTLQEALDFLEELCSDDENDVPTNIQALYIEPPYQDRDVSGEDDGEDEGGVPDNVCPAQLKAGCEIVFENSTRMKTNDCRLEDVDDEEPYDDTLDDCLPSSSKKICRPIQSNTGVPLPPANKDSKYTWQTANSLPVLPIFPETNFEDCRDLRPHQLFEKFFSDDLLEHICKCSNLYATHHQKRYEELTIDELRVFIAILIVTGYTSTGAFRDMWSCDDDVQNVMVFNAMRRNRFEEINYMLHFESALHEPSASSDRFDTLWKLRPLTDHIKAKMTENFHPEQNLSYDESMIAYFGRHGCKQFIKGKPIRFGYKAWSLCTPRGYMINFEIYQGKNPRVNPKYEERFGTCAAPLLCMIDEFSEEVQGLPLSFYFDNLFTGIPLMIYLKKRGFQATGTIRENRIPKSCPIPHKKDLRKQQRGYYESVEIKEESIYLTKWVDNS